The following DNA comes from Spirulina major PCC 6313.
TGCTGAGGCTGTTGGACATCATGACGACCGCTAACACCGCCAAGGCCAGGGGAATTTCGTAGCTGATCGACTGGGCAGCGGCGCGGAGTCCACCGAGGAGTGAGTATTTATTGTTGGAGGAGTACCCGGACATCAGCAGGCCGATGGGGGCAATGCTAGAGAGGGCGATCCACAGGAAGATCCCGACATTGAGGTCGGTGATCAAGAGGTTTTGTCCGAAAGGGACGATGAGATAGGAGAGGATGACGGGAATCACCACCAAGATGGGACCGAGGGTAAAGAGCCACGGGTCGGACTTGTTGGGGGTGACATCTTCTTTGAAGACGAGTTTAAGGCCATCCGCAACGGGTTGTAGGACACCGAGGGGGCCGGCAAATTCGGGGCCAATCCGTTGTTGTGCCGCTGCTGAGACTTTGCGCTCTAGCCAAACGGTGACAAGGACTCCGACGACGGCTCCGATGACCACGAGCACCATTGGAAGGGGTATCCAAAGGGCACGGGCGACATCCTGAGGGAGTCCGAATTCGGTCAGAGTCTGGATAAAGCTTCCTTGCAGATCGATTCCTGAATTCATGGATTTCAGCCGTTAACAGCGTTAGACGCAGGGATAATTCCTGCCGTGATTACTGATTATTCAGTATATCGTGGGACGTTGCCTGGTCTGACGTGAAGTGAGGGCGATCGCAAATATCAACCATGAGTTTGGCTAATCGATCCCAGTTGTTCGGCAACCGGTTAACCAAGACCATGTTTCGTTAAAATCCCCAAGACCTTCGGGCCATTAATCGGCTTACTCAAAAAGTCCGTCGCCCCCACCACCTTGGCCCGCACCCGATCCACTAAACCATCATTGCTGGTCAAAATCACCACCGGCAAGTCTTTAAACTGACCCACCCGGCGAATTTGGCTACAAATTTCATAACCGTTGGCAATGGGCATCATGAGATCGAGTAACACAAAATCCGGCTTCTTCTGCAACAGCGTCGGCAGGGCCTGCACCGCTTCTTGAATCCAGATCACCTCATAGCCTGCATTTTGGAGTAAGTCTTGGAGAGCATGACCGATTTGGGGGCTGTCATCAATGCAGATTACCCGGCCTTTGGAGGGGACAGATGCTTTGTCGGGCCGGGTCTCGGTGCGGGGTGGGAGGGCGGGATCGGGTGCGGCCTGGGGGGCGGGTCCAGGGATGTCGTTAACTTCGACGAGACCGATGTAGTGTTTCCGAATGTAGGGCAGGAGGGATTTTGTGATGCTAACTACATCACGTTTGAGCAAGATGGCAATATCCCGTAGGGTGCGCTTGCCGTTGACCAGTTCTGCCAGTTGTTGGTAGACCTTGGGGGGGGTGGAGCTTTGGAGGTGACCGTGTTGTTTGATGACGGGGGCAAGGTTGGGCGAACAGAGGGCGAGGCCGGCTTGGGCCCATTGCTCCCAATCAGCTTGGGCAATATCGAGGGCGGCGTCAATTTCCACAGTCCAAGAGCGCGGCAAAATGGCGGTGTCAGCCGTTGAGG
Coding sequences within:
- the nuoH gene encoding NADH-quinone oxidoreductase subunit NuoH, with the protein product MNSGIDLQGSFIQTLTEFGLPQDVARALWIPLPMVLVVIGAVVGVLVTVWLERKVSAAAQQRIGPEFAGPLGVLQPVADGLKLVFKEDVTPNKSDPWLFTLGPILVVIPVILSYLIVPFGQNLLITDLNVGIFLWIALSSIAPIGLLMSGYSSNNKYSLLGGLRAAAQSISYEIPLALAVLAVVMMSNSLSTIDIVEQQSGYGILGWNIWRQPVGFLIFWIAALAECERLPFDLPEAEEELVAGYQTEYSGMRFALFYVGSYINLVLSALIVAILYLGGWEFPVPLDQLAGWLGVSETTPWLQMLTASLGIIMTILKAYVLVFLAVLLRWTLPRVRIDQLLNLGWKFLLPVALVNLLLTAGLKLVFPVAFGG
- a CDS encoding response regulator codes for the protein MENSSRGGTGQLRSQLACFQSHQFTGRIDLTIAPNQTWSLYLALGRLAWASGGPHSMRRWRRQLLSHQLTQTAQQIKVRQNDQFECWDYQILTLLATRQLANTDTVMQIIHGIVTEVLFEISQAFQLALLGDAVEQSPAHPSNPTEPLSITPRLGVRPSTADTAILPRSWTVEIDAALDIAQADWEQWAQAGLALCSPNLAPVIKQHGHLQSSTPPKVYQQLAELVNGKRTLRDIAILLKRDVVSITKSLLPYIRKHYIGLVEVNDIPGPAPQAAPDPALPPRTETRPDKASVPSKGRVICIDDSPQIGHALQDLLQNAGYEVIWIQEAVQALPTLLQKKPDFVLLDLMMPIANGYEICSQIRRVGQFKDLPVVILTSNDGLVDRVRAKVVGATDFLSKPINGPKVLGILTKHGLG